The Ornithinimicrobium faecis genome includes a window with the following:
- a CDS encoding DMT family transporter produces the protein MVVTMVLWASAFVAIRFVGEDLSPGPLALIRVLVATAVLTPFALRAGLQIPRGRAWWLVVAYAVLWMGVYSVVVNAAEQHLDAGTTSMLVNIAPILVTVWVGLVQQGGFARPLVIGLVVAFTGVSVIALGNDGAERDVVGIALAVLAAVLYAAGVLLQKGALRTIDSLSVTWWGTALGAVALLPFLPTAWAQAGAAPTSVLLSALYLGVFPTALAFSLWAYALRRVDAARLSLSSYLVPAFAVLLSWILLAEVPTVAALVGGTLCLAGVAISRIRSRA, from the coding sequence GTGGTCGTCACCATGGTGTTGTGGGCCTCGGCCTTCGTGGCCATCCGCTTCGTGGGGGAGGATCTCTCGCCCGGGCCCTTGGCGCTGATCCGGGTGCTGGTCGCGACGGCGGTGCTCACGCCGTTCGCGCTCCGGGCCGGGCTGCAGATCCCGCGCGGGCGTGCCTGGTGGTTGGTGGTGGCCTACGCCGTGCTCTGGATGGGCGTGTACTCCGTCGTGGTCAATGCCGCCGAGCAGCACCTGGATGCTGGCACCACCTCGATGCTGGTGAACATCGCCCCGATCCTGGTGACGGTGTGGGTGGGCCTCGTGCAGCAGGGTGGCTTCGCCCGGCCCCTCGTGATCGGACTCGTGGTGGCGTTCACGGGGGTCAGCGTGATCGCGCTGGGCAACGACGGGGCCGAGCGGGACGTGGTGGGCATCGCCCTCGCGGTGCTGGCCGCCGTGCTCTATGCAGCCGGGGTGCTGCTGCAGAAGGGCGCACTGCGCACGATCGACTCGCTCTCGGTCACCTGGTGGGGCACCGCGCTCGGTGCCGTGGCGCTGCTTCCCTTCCTGCCGACGGCGTGGGCGCAGGCTGGTGCGGCACCGACCTCGGTGCTGCTCAGCGCGCTCTATCTGGGGGTCTTCCCGACGGCATTGGCCTTCAGCCTGTGGGCCTATGCGCTGCGCAGGGTCGACGCGGCACGCCTGAGCCTGAGCAGCTATCTGGTCCCGGCCTTTGCCGTGCTGCTGTCCTGGATCCTGCTGGCCGAGGTGCCCACGGTGGCTGCGCTGGTGGGCGGGACGTTGTGCCTGGCCGGAGTGGCCATCAGTCGGATCCGCAGTCGTGCGTGA
- the metH gene encoding methionine synthase, whose product MTAPQNTTSQFRAQARERILILDGAWGSLLQQVELAEDDFRFEGAEEGRTYRGNFDLLQLTRPDVVQDVHRQYFEAGADITTTNTFSSTSIAQADYGTQALVPELNATAARLAREVADEFTARDGRPRWVAGAMGPTNRTASLSPDVERPEFRAVTYEQLHDAYAEAARGLLAGGADLLLIETVFDTLNAKAALRAVDTVGQELGRAVPVMLSGTITDASGRTLSGQTPEAFIVSTDLETEHLDLVSVGLNCALGPAALRPHLREVSGSSVRLVSVHPNAGLPNAFGGYDETPEQMATVLGDYAREGMVNIVGGCCGTTPEHIVAIAAAVRDVAPRHPSQLPAYLRLSGLEPFTATPETNFINVGERTNITGSPRFKRAVAEGDWDAGVQIARQQVEAGAQLIDVNLDEGMLDGVAAMTNFLNLLAGEPDISRVPVMVDSSRWEVLEAGLRCLQGRGVVNSISLKDGEEEFLRRAAIVRRYGAAVVVMAFDETGQADTLARRQEVCGRAYRLLTEQAGIAPQDIIFDPNVLTVATGMSEHDLYARDFIESTRWIKANLPGALVSGGISNVSFSFRGNNTVREAMHAVFLFHAIEAGLDMGIVNAGMLGIYEEIEPELREAVEDVILARREDAADRLLELAERYKGTSTGGGSAPEKAAWRDEPVAERLRHALVHGISDFAVEDAEEAYQELGSALLVIEGPLMDGMDVVGDLFGSGQMFLPQVVKSARVMKRAVAHLTPYLEAAAAETGGHTKGKILLATVKGDVHDIGKNIVGVVLSCNGYDVRDLGVMVPAETLLDTATEWGADIVGVSGLITPSLDEMVGVATEMSRRAMTTPLLIGGATTSTAHTAVKIDPAYRGTVAHVADASRAVGVAGDAINRESELAARVEKQFTELRERHGAKKVTLVDLATARADTRAVETPGHSAPRQLGRHVVEPSLEELVEIIDWTPFFSAWELRGTYPKLLDDPRQGQQARALFADGQTLLHRILEEKLLTPRGVVALWPARRLGQDDIEITEPDGTTTVLHTLRQQKQRSNRYAALADFVAPEGDHIGGFAVGIHGAHELAMTFKEDLDDYSAILAQALSDRLAEAFAEWLHRRVRTDLWGYAADESLEVAELIKEHYDGIRPAPGYPAQPDHTEKRTLFRLLDADEAGIELTESCAMTPTSAVSGLYLSHPEAVYFAVGKLAQDQVKDYAARKCWSLEEAERWLAPNLGYTPS is encoded by the coding sequence ATGACCGCCCCACAGAACACAACCTCGCAGTTTCGCGCCCAGGCGCGCGAGCGCATCCTGATCCTTGACGGAGCATGGGGCTCCCTGCTGCAGCAGGTCGAGCTCGCCGAGGATGACTTCCGCTTCGAGGGCGCCGAGGAGGGCCGCACCTATCGCGGCAACTTCGACCTCCTCCAGCTGACCCGGCCCGACGTCGTGCAGGACGTGCACCGGCAGTATTTCGAGGCCGGCGCGGACATCACCACCACCAACACCTTCTCCTCGACCTCGATCGCCCAGGCCGACTACGGCACCCAGGCCCTGGTCCCCGAGCTGAACGCGACGGCGGCACGGTTGGCGCGCGAGGTGGCCGACGAGTTCACCGCGCGCGACGGCCGGCCTCGCTGGGTCGCCGGGGCGATGGGCCCCACCAACCGCACCGCCTCCCTGTCCCCCGACGTGGAGCGCCCGGAGTTCCGGGCCGTCACCTACGAGCAACTGCACGACGCGTATGCCGAGGCTGCCCGGGGGCTGCTGGCCGGCGGGGCCGACCTGCTCCTGATTGAGACGGTCTTTGACACCCTCAACGCCAAGGCCGCCCTGCGGGCGGTCGACACGGTCGGGCAGGAGCTGGGCCGGGCGGTCCCGGTCATGCTGTCCGGCACGATCACCGACGCCTCCGGCCGCACCCTGTCCGGCCAGACCCCCGAGGCGTTCATCGTCTCCACGGACCTGGAGACCGAGCACCTCGACCTGGTCTCGGTCGGTCTGAACTGTGCCCTCGGCCCGGCCGCGCTGCGCCCGCACCTGCGCGAGGTCTCCGGGTCGAGCGTGCGACTGGTCTCGGTGCACCCCAACGCCGGTCTGCCCAACGCCTTTGGTGGCTATGACGAGACGCCCGAGCAGATGGCCACGGTCCTCGGTGACTATGCCCGCGAGGGCATGGTCAACATCGTCGGCGGGTGCTGCGGCACGACGCCCGAGCACATCGTGGCCATCGCGGCCGCCGTCCGCGACGTGGCACCTCGGCACCCGAGCCAGCTGCCGGCATACTTGCGCCTGTCAGGTCTCGAGCCGTTCACGGCCACCCCGGAGACAAACTTCATCAATGTCGGCGAGCGCACCAACATCACCGGCTCACCCCGCTTCAAGCGGGCCGTCGCCGAGGGCGACTGGGACGCCGGCGTGCAGATCGCGCGGCAACAGGTCGAGGCCGGGGCGCAGCTGATCGACGTCAACCTCGACGAGGGCATGCTCGACGGGGTCGCGGCGATGACCAACTTCCTCAACCTGCTGGCGGGCGAGCCGGACATCTCGCGCGTGCCGGTCATGGTCGACTCCTCGCGGTGGGAGGTGCTCGAGGCCGGGCTGCGCTGTCTGCAGGGGCGCGGTGTCGTCAACAGCATCTCGCTCAAGGACGGCGAGGAGGAGTTCCTGCGCCGGGCGGCCATCGTGCGGCGCTATGGCGCGGCCGTCGTGGTGATGGCCTTCGACGAGACCGGCCAGGCCGACACCCTGGCGCGGCGGCAGGAGGTGTGCGGGCGGGCCTACCGGTTGCTGACCGAGCAGGCCGGCATCGCGCCGCAGGACATCATCTTCGACCCCAACGTGCTGACCGTCGCGACCGGCATGAGCGAGCACGACCTCTATGCCCGCGACTTCATCGAGTCGACCCGCTGGATCAAGGCCAACCTGCCTGGCGCCCTGGTCAGCGGCGGCATCAGCAACGTCTCGTTCAGTTTCCGCGGCAACAACACCGTGCGCGAGGCGATGCACGCGGTCTTCCTGTTCCACGCGATCGAGGCGGGCCTGGACATGGGCATCGTCAACGCGGGGATGCTCGGGATCTATGAGGAGATCGAGCCCGAGCTGCGCGAGGCCGTCGAGGACGTGATCCTGGCGCGGCGCGAGGATGCCGCCGACCGGTTGCTGGAGCTGGCCGAGCGTTACAAGGGCACCTCCACCGGCGGTGGGAGCGCCCCGGAGAAGGCTGCGTGGCGTGACGAGCCGGTCGCCGAGCGGTTGCGGCACGCGCTGGTGCACGGCATCTCCGACTTTGCCGTGGAGGACGCCGAGGAGGCCTATCAGGAGCTCGGCTCGGCGCTGCTGGTCATCGAGGGCCCCCTGATGGACGGCATGGATGTCGTGGGCGACCTGTTCGGCAGCGGTCAGATGTTCCTGCCGCAGGTGGTCAAGTCCGCGCGCGTGATGAAGCGGGCGGTGGCGCACCTGACGCCCTATCTGGAGGCCGCGGCCGCGGAGACGGGTGGCCACACCAAGGGCAAGATCCTGCTGGCCACGGTCAAGGGCGACGTGCACGACATCGGCAAGAACATCGTCGGGGTCGTGTTGTCCTGCAACGGATACGACGTGCGCGACCTGGGCGTGATGGTGCCTGCGGAGACCCTGCTGGACACCGCGACCGAGTGGGGCGCCGACATCGTCGGGGTGTCCGGGCTGATCACCCCGAGCCTGGACGAGATGGTCGGCGTCGCCACCGAGATGAGCCGGCGCGCGATGACCACCCCGCTGCTGATCGGCGGTGCCACCACCAGCACCGCGCACACGGCTGTCAAGATCGACCCGGCCTATCGCGGCACCGTGGCCCACGTCGCCGACGCCAGCCGTGCGGTGGGCGTGGCCGGGGACGCGATCAACCGAGAGTCCGAGCTGGCGGCCCGGGTCGAGAAGCAATTCACCGAGCTGCGCGAGCGGCACGGCGCCAAGAAGGTGACGCTGGTGGACCTCGCCACCGCCCGCGCGGACACCCGCGCCGTGGAGACGCCCGGACACTCCGCACCACGCCAGCTGGGTCGACACGTCGTCGAGCCGTCGCTGGAGGAGCTGGTCGAGATCATCGACTGGACCCCGTTCTTCTCTGCCTGGGAGCTGCGCGGCACCTATCCCAAGCTGCTCGACGACCCGCGCCAGGGCCAGCAGGCCCGCGCGCTCTTCGCCGACGGGCAGACGCTGCTGCACCGGATCCTCGAGGAGAAGCTGCTGACCCCGCGCGGTGTGGTCGCCCTGTGGCCGGCCCGCAGGCTCGGTCAGGACGACATCGAGATCACCGAGCCGGACGGCACCACGACCGTCCTGCACACGCTGCGCCAGCAGAAGCAGCGGTCCAACCGCTATGCCGCCCTGGCCGACTTCGTGGCCCCCGAGGGCGACCACATCGGCGGTTTCGCCGTCGGCATCCACGGGGCCCACGAGCTGGCGATGACCTTCAAGGAGGACCTGGACGACTATTCCGCGATCCTGGCCCAGGCCCTCTCCGACCGCCTGGCCGAGGCCTTCGCCGAGTGGCTGCACCGCCGGGTGCGCACGGACCTGTGGGGTTATGCCGCCGACGAGTCGCTCGAGGTCGCCGAGCTGATCAAGGAGCACTACGACGGCATCCGCCCGGCCCCGGGCTATCCCGCCCAGCCCGACCACACCGAGAAGCGCACGCTGTTCCGGTTGCTCGACGCGGACGAGGCCGGGATCGAGCTCACGGAGTCGTGCGCGATGACACCGACGTCGGCGGTGTCTGGTCTCTATCTCTCGCACCCTGAGGCGGTCTACTTTGCCGTGGGCAAACTCGCCCAGGACCAGGTCAAGGACTACGCAGCCCGCAAGTGCTGGAGCCTCGAGGAGGCTGAGCGCTGGCTCGCGCCCAACCTCGGCTACACGCCGTCATAA
- a CDS encoding SigE family RNA polymerase sigma factor: MRLFGRSAEQGEIEAYVEGAMPRLVGLAYAMTGSKPDAEDLVQDTLATVITKWSRVSGAENVDAYVRRTMVNTLISKKRRKWTTEVVSHEAVTADRAQPVGAGVAQQVTDRDAVLGLLRQLPDRQRAVMALRFYEDLPDAQIAQALDCSEQAVRSAAHNAMKTLRRLLPAHQDQGVG, from the coding sequence ATGAGACTCTTCGGCCGCTCGGCCGAGCAGGGCGAGATCGAGGCCTACGTCGAGGGCGCCATGCCCCGGCTGGTGGGCCTCGCCTACGCCATGACCGGGTCCAAACCGGATGCCGAGGACCTCGTCCAGGACACCCTGGCGACGGTGATCACCAAGTGGTCACGCGTCTCCGGGGCAGAAAATGTGGACGCCTATGTGCGGCGCACCATGGTCAACACGCTGATCTCCAAGAAGCGGCGCAAGTGGACCACGGAGGTCGTCTCGCACGAGGCGGTCACGGCAGACCGGGCACAACCTGTCGGCGCAGGGGTCGCGCAGCAGGTGACTGACCGAGATGCCGTGCTGGGGCTGTTGCGCCAGCTGCCGGACCGGCAGCGGGCCGTGATGGCGCTCCGTTTTTATGAGGACCTGCCTGATGCACAGATCGCCCAGGCCCTCGACTGCTCTGAGCAGGCCGTGCGCAGCGCGGCGCACAACGCAATGAAGACGCTCCGCCGGCTGCTGCCGGCACACCAGGATCAGGGGGTTGGCTGA
- the treY gene encoding malto-oligosyltrehalose synthase, whose product MSPSDVTATYRLQLHAGFTFEHARQVVAYLAGLGVSHVYLSPVLTAVPGSQHGYDVLDHGSIDPELGGREGLEALAADCHEAGLGVIVDVVPNHMALTAPEWANAQVWALLRGGRQSTTAHWFDIDWDALGSRVGLPILGAPLEQVLAEGQLTLDTGRPDEGLAAGQPVIRYYEHVLPVAEGTAGPVAGGTTPPYAEAHPGADVAEVLERQHYLLAHWQDAEAALNYRRFFEVDSLIAVRVEEPDVFEDTHRLLLDLHHAGVIDGFRIDHPDGLADPEDYLRRLTRQCRPGTPIWVEKILEDSERLPRNWECAGTTGYDGQAVLAQALVPEATIETIDTTWAATGGEPSLDVVVDATKRGAVDTLLTPETARLGRRAQQALPDEEPDALAAALRELLVAVDVYRAYVQPGQEPAPEAQARLRGAIERAAGASDRPEVVQRVGEVLLHPDGTADPAAARDLAVRFQQVTGPVMAKGIEDTAFYRWHRLVALNEVGADPAAQPGTKDLIAWAQHQVEHWPLSMTTLSTHDTKRSEDVRARILAVAADADAWRACSEAFGRAAAEHGVDGPTAHLLWQTVVGADGDQQASLGLDEERLTSYLVKAMRESKEHTHWTAVDEAYEERVLSLARETLADGPLREVIARAVTDNTRRVRAVTLAQKLLQLTLPGVPDTYQGAELVDLSLVDPDNRRTVDFAERTQRLARLDGGGAPQDLSDEKLLVTAATLRLRTERPGSFAAGFRPLDTGANVLGYLRGDDVLVLAVRQPDAEGTVAATDVELPAGAWVDRLTGARHQGTVDTGSIFAELPIALLARE is encoded by the coding sequence GTGAGCCCCTCTGATGTCACCGCGACCTACCGGCTGCAGCTGCACGCCGGGTTCACGTTCGAGCACGCCCGCCAGGTGGTTGCCTACCTGGCGGGCCTCGGCGTCTCCCACGTCTATCTCTCGCCGGTCCTGACAGCAGTCCCTGGCAGCCAGCACGGTTATGACGTGCTGGACCACGGGTCCATCGACCCGGAGTTGGGCGGCCGAGAGGGACTCGAGGCCCTGGCCGCCGACTGCCACGAGGCCGGGCTCGGCGTGATCGTGGACGTCGTCCCCAACCACATGGCGCTCACGGCGCCGGAGTGGGCCAACGCCCAGGTCTGGGCCCTGCTGCGAGGCGGCCGTCAGTCAACGACAGCGCACTGGTTCGACATCGACTGGGACGCCCTCGGCAGCCGGGTCGGTCTGCCCATCCTCGGGGCGCCGCTGGAGCAGGTGCTGGCGGAGGGGCAGCTCACCCTCGACACCGGACGCCCCGACGAGGGGCTGGCCGCGGGTCAGCCGGTCATCCGTTACTACGAGCACGTCCTCCCGGTGGCCGAGGGCACGGCTGGTCCGGTGGCCGGCGGCACGACACCGCCGTATGCCGAGGCGCACCCCGGCGCAGACGTCGCCGAGGTGCTGGAGCGGCAGCACTATCTGCTCGCCCACTGGCAGGACGCGGAGGCAGCCCTGAACTATCGCCGGTTCTTTGAGGTCGACTCGCTGATCGCGGTGCGCGTCGAGGAGCCGGACGTCTTCGAGGACACCCACCGGCTGCTGCTGGATCTGCACCACGCGGGCGTCATCGACGGCTTCCGCATCGACCATCCCGACGGGCTGGCCGACCCGGAGGACTATCTGCGTCGACTCACCCGTCAGTGTCGCCCCGGCACGCCGATCTGGGTCGAGAAGATCCTGGAGGACTCCGAGCGACTGCCGCGCAACTGGGAGTGTGCCGGCACGACCGGCTATGACGGCCAGGCGGTGCTCGCGCAGGCGCTCGTCCCGGAGGCCACCATCGAGACGATTGACACCACCTGGGCCGCGACGGGCGGTGAACCCTCACTGGACGTCGTGGTCGACGCCACCAAGCGCGGCGCCGTGGACACCCTGCTGACGCCGGAGACGGCCCGCCTCGGTCGCCGGGCCCAGCAGGCCCTGCCCGATGAGGAGCCCGACGCGCTCGCGGCCGCCCTGCGGGAGCTCCTGGTGGCCGTCGATGTCTATCGCGCTTATGTCCAACCGGGGCAGGAACCCGCCCCGGAGGCGCAGGCCCGCCTGCGCGGCGCGATCGAGCGGGCCGCCGGAGCCAGTGACCGGCCTGAGGTCGTGCAGCGCGTCGGTGAGGTGCTCCTGCACCCCGACGGCACCGCCGACCCCGCGGCCGCCCGCGACCTGGCCGTGCGCTTCCAGCAGGTCACCGGGCCGGTGATGGCCAAGGGCATCGAGGACACGGCGTTCTATCGCTGGCACCGTCTCGTCGCCCTCAACGAGGTCGGCGCAGACCCCGCCGCACAGCCGGGCACGAAGGACCTGATCGCCTGGGCGCAACACCAGGTCGAGCACTGGCCCCTGTCGATGACCACGCTGTCCACCCACGACACCAAGCGCAGCGAGGACGTGCGAGCCCGGATCCTGGCCGTGGCGGCCGACGCCGACGCCTGGCGGGCCTGCTCCGAGGCGTTCGGCCGGGCAGCAGCTGAGCACGGCGTGGACGGCCCCACGGCCCACCTGCTCTGGCAGACCGTGGTGGGGGCTGACGGCGACCAGCAGGCGAGCCTCGGGCTGGATGAGGAGCGCCTGACGTCCTATCTGGTCAAGGCCATGCGTGAGAGCAAGGAGCACACCCACTGGACCGCCGTCGACGAGGCCTATGAGGAGCGGGTGCTGTCCCTGGCACGCGAGACGCTCGCCGACGGCCCGTTGCGCGAGGTCATCGCCCGGGCAGTCACCGACAACACTCGCCGCGTGCGCGCCGTGACCCTCGCCCAGAAGCTGCTCCAGCTCACCCTCCCCGGCGTGCCCGACACCTATCAGGGCGCCGAGCTGGTCGACCTGTCCCTGGTCGACCCGGACAACCGCCGGACCGTCGACTTCGCCGAGCGGACGCAACGCCTGGCCCGGCTGGACGGCGGCGGAGCCCCACAGGACCTTTCCGACGAGAAGTTGCTGGTCACCGCCGCGACGCTGCGACTGCGCACGGAGCGGCCGGGCTCGTTCGCCGCTGGGTTCAGGCCACTGGACACTGGGGCCAACGTGCTCGGCTATCTGCGCGGTGACGACGTGCTCGTGCTCGCGGTGCGTCAACCGGATGCCGAGGGGACTGTCGCGGCCACTGACGTCGAGTTGCCAGCGGGTGCCTGGGTCGACCGGCTCACGGGTGCTCGACACCAGGGCACCGTGGACACGGGCTCGATCTTCGCCGAACTGCCCATAGCGCTCCTGGCCCGGGAGTAG
- a CDS encoding hemerythrin domain-containing protein has product MASDDVVTEGFRAYLKQVRAHRAELRDAVRRVEDTLASPIARGTAWRTRVAVALANLSRDFEDHIHLTERPGGLYDSARSAQPRLAATAESLVAEHTGLRAAIEACLSDFTEGADDADLERLRESGTHLIGQLVRHRQRGGDLVYEAYAVDIGGEG; this is encoded by the coding sequence ATGGCCAGCGACGACGTCGTGACGGAGGGCTTCAGGGCCTATCTGAAGCAGGTGCGCGCCCACCGCGCCGAGTTGCGCGACGCCGTGCGCCGCGTGGAGGACACGCTGGCCTCCCCGATCGCCCGCGGCACGGCCTGGCGCACCCGGGTCGCGGTCGCGCTGGCCAACCTCTCGCGCGACTTCGAGGATCACATCCACCTCACCGAGCGCCCCGGCGGCCTGTATGACAGCGCCCGGTCGGCGCAGCCCCGCCTCGCCGCGACGGCTGAGTCGTTGGTGGCCGAGCACACGGGGCTGCGGGCGGCCATCGAGGCGTGCCTGAGCGATTTCACCGAGGGCGCGGACGACGCTGATCTGGAGCGTCTGCGGGAGAGCGGCACCCACCTGATCGGTCAACTGGTGCGGCACCGGCAGCGCGGTGGCGACCTGGTCTATGAGGCCTATGCCGTCGACATCGGCGGCGAGGGCTGA
- the treZ gene encoding malto-oligosyltrehalose trehalohydrolase, with amino-acid sequence MSQEPSQPTTSQQQRQYAVWAPDAGRVHVVVGHLDRAHGVATSDPHRARRMTPGDRPGWWVAPIEPDDDGRYAFRIDGGDPRPDPRSLSQPDGVHEASALLDLTAYEWGDADWTGRELRGAVLYELHIGTFTEAGTLGAAIEHLDHLADLGVTMVSLLPVAAFPGRHGWGYDGVALFAVHEPYGGPSALQAFVDAAHQRGLAVCLDVVYNHLGPSGNYLAQFGPYFTDRHQTPWGSAVNLDGPGSDEVRRFVLDNARMWLEDFHLDGLRLDAVHALHDERAEHILESLATVADEVAEQTGVPRSLIAESDRNDPATVSPRGLGGAGGLGLTGQWADDIHHALHVALTGEAQGYYADFADPEALGKVLTRTPFFHDGTYSSFRGRGHGRPVDLETTPPWRFVASLQTHDQVGNRATGDRLCHSLTPGQAAIGAALLLTAPYTPMLFMGEEWGASTPWQFFTDHSEPELVEGIRTGRAREFAEHGWAAQVPDPQDEGTVAASRLNWSEVSQGPHAELLEWHRTLLGLRRDLPDLVETPLTDSSLRREDAVLVLTRGRVQVMANLSGDPAEVSLQGEPGTRHTAAQFGGARAEGETLILPGHSVIVLTAVE; translated from the coding sequence GTGAGCCAGGAGCCGTCCCAGCCAACGACATCCCAGCAACAGAGGCAGTATGCCGTGTGGGCACCCGACGCCGGCCGCGTCCACGTGGTGGTCGGTCACCTCGACCGAGCGCATGGTGTGGCGACATCTGACCCCCACCGAGCGCGCCGGATGACGCCAGGGGACCGGCCGGGCTGGTGGGTCGCGCCGATCGAGCCCGACGACGACGGCCGCTATGCCTTCCGCATCGACGGTGGCGACCCGCGGCCCGACCCGCGCTCGCTGTCCCAGCCCGACGGGGTCCACGAGGCCTCCGCCCTGCTCGACCTCACGGCATACGAGTGGGGTGACGCAGACTGGACCGGACGGGAACTGCGCGGGGCGGTGCTCTATGAGCTCCACATCGGGACGTTCACGGAGGCGGGCACGCTCGGGGCGGCGATCGAGCACCTCGACCACCTGGCCGACCTCGGCGTCACGATGGTCTCACTGCTGCCGGTCGCGGCCTTCCCCGGACGGCATGGCTGGGGTTATGACGGGGTGGCGCTGTTCGCGGTGCACGAGCCCTATGGAGGGCCCAGCGCCCTGCAGGCGTTTGTCGACGCGGCGCACCAGCGGGGTCTGGCCGTGTGCCTTGATGTCGTCTACAACCACCTCGGGCCGAGCGGCAACTATCTGGCGCAGTTCGGGCCCTACTTCACCGACCGGCACCAGACACCGTGGGGATCGGCGGTCAACCTGGATGGGCCGGGCAGCGACGAGGTGCGCCGGTTTGTGCTGGACAACGCCCGGATGTGGCTGGAGGACTTCCACCTCGACGGGCTGCGCCTCGACGCTGTGCACGCGCTGCACGATGAGCGCGCGGAGCACATCCTGGAGTCGCTGGCGACGGTGGCCGACGAGGTGGCCGAGCAGACCGGGGTGCCCCGCAGCCTGATCGCCGAGTCCGACCGCAACGACCCCGCGACCGTCAGCCCGCGCGGGCTGGGCGGAGCCGGTGGGTTGGGGCTGACGGGGCAGTGGGCCGACGACATCCACCACGCGCTGCACGTGGCGTTGACGGGCGAGGCCCAGGGCTATTACGCCGACTTTGCCGACCCCGAGGCCCTGGGCAAGGTGCTGACCCGCACCCCGTTCTTCCACGACGGCACGTACTCGAGCTTCCGCGGTCGCGGACACGGGCGGCCGGTCGACCTGGAGACAACACCCCCGTGGCGGTTCGTCGCCTCCCTCCAGACTCATGACCAGGTCGGCAACCGCGCGACCGGAGATCGCCTGTGCCACAGCCTGACTCCCGGGCAGGCCGCGATCGGCGCGGCGTTGCTGTTGACCGCGCCCTACACCCCGATGTTGTTCATGGGCGAAGAGTGGGGAGCGAGCACGCCGTGGCAGTTCTTCACGGACCACTCCGAGCCCGAGCTGGTCGAGGGCATCCGCACCGGCCGCGCGCGCGAGTTTGCCGAGCACGGGTGGGCGGCGCAGGTCCCGGACCCGCAGGACGAGGGGACCGTGGCAGCCTCCCGACTCAACTGGTCCGAGGTCTCGCAGGGGCCGCACGCCGAGTTGCTCGAGTGGCACCGCACGCTGCTGGGCCTGCGCCGCGATCTTCCAGACCTGGTGGAGACCCCGCTGACGGACTCCTCCCTGAGGCGCGAGGACGCCGTGCTGGTGCTGACCCGCGGGCGGGTCCAGGTGATGGCCAACCTCTCTGGTGACCCCGCCGAGGTGAGCCTGCAGGGGGAGCCAGGCACTCGGCATACGGCTGCACAGTTCGGTGGTGCCCGGGCCGAAGGGGAGACGCTCATCCTGCCGGGCCACTCGGTGATCGTGCTGACCGCTGTCGAGTGA
- a CDS encoding DUF47 domain-containing protein: MTPRTAPFVDALAGLAVLVHKGTLTVRDTLGVGMLERGGELERLRVLHREAERGRTELLDLARESFVTPFDRGDIHQLTVALAEVLTHLERAVDGGIRQRIDDPPEGTAKLIDALIQMAELTAQTLPKLHVLADVASYPVEMRRLGVRADQARRELLTDALSRRADPLGALRVTLVIEELTAAIHDLERVATVVEGIVVKES, translated from the coding sequence TTGACCCCCAGGACAGCGCCCTTCGTCGATGCGCTCGCCGGGCTGGCGGTCCTGGTCCACAAGGGCACCCTCACCGTCCGTGACACCCTGGGCGTCGGCATGCTCGAGCGTGGGGGCGAGTTGGAGCGACTGCGGGTCCTGCATCGCGAGGCTGAGCGGGGGCGCACCGAGCTGCTCGACCTGGCGAGGGAGTCCTTCGTGACCCCGTTTGACCGCGGGGACATCCACCAGCTCACGGTGGCGCTCGCCGAGGTGCTGACCCACCTGGAACGGGCGGTCGACGGTGGCATCCGACAGCGCATCGACGACCCGCCCGAGGGCACCGCCAAACTGATCGACGCGCTGATCCAGATGGCCGAGCTGACCGCACAGACCCTCCCCAAGCTGCATGTCCTGGCGGATGTGGCCAGCTATCCGGTGGAGATGCGGCGACTGGGGGTCCGTGCGGACCAGGCCCGGCGAGAACTGCTGACCGACGCGCTCTCCAGACGGGCGGACCCGCTGGGCGCCCTCCGGGTCACCCTGGTGATCGAGGAGTTGACCGCAGCGATCCACGATCTTGAGCGGGTCGCCACGGTTGTCGAGGGCATCGTCGTCAAGGAGTCCTGA